In one window of Desulfonatronospira thiodismutans ASO3-1 DNA:
- a CDS encoding PAS domain-containing hybrid sensor histidine kinase/response regulator — translation MLKTCTAITIFFLVLMTCGAGHIYADSHHLPGFEDLFEKHGSVMLVIDSDTGYIKRANQAALDFYGYSAQELGDMKIQDINVLSHREVQEEMRRASLQDRNYFQFTHQLATGEERSVEVYSWPYSTDEGNYLYSIIHDVTPRIEAEKAQQFFLFLGITTVLVVIIALLMKYIYSSRAAASRLQQSEEKLSAIFKAARNVGLVVTDMQSVVQEFSPGAEKIFGYSRDEIMGRYVGVLHLEDESSRFPEYIARLYEQQEGFSVETRLVRKSGEIFPALLNFEPYCDDKGRMVGTLGVTLDITERKKAEEALSKSEEMFRQMADNMGEVFWLRSGDNSRMLYVSPSFEKVFGRSRQDLYHDPNCFVDMVHGDDRSAVLRELDREVSGDEDASFNMEYRIVRPDGEIRWVWARSFPVRDAQGVIIRYTGIAVDITRIKEAENEFKALSREYETVFNGTSDALFLVQVLGEESFRFIRNNLTHEQLTGLTMEVIQGRTPQDVLGRDLGGQVSRNYQRCVQARAPISYEETLDLPGGERVWFTTLTPVFENGDISYIVGSAQDITERKNAEIELYQAKEQAEKASMAKSEFLANMSHEIRTPISGIIGALDMLASESADQSRKDLVDMTLESARSLEQIINDILDLSKVEAGKLDLVHEDFSLRSLVRRVLGLYSIQARNQGIALKVDADSRLPEYVRGDAHRLEQVLRNLVSNAVKFTQAGHVLIRVKAMDIDEHKATVEFQVEDSGEGISGDFLPSLFDSFTQADITYGKKHQGSGLGLAISQRLVQMMGGEIQVQSTPGRGSVFSFALTLGISSVEDKKAKELEDRAADAGISSPLSILVVEDVELNREYMGYLLESRGHRVQFASNGEEAVSAFEPGRFDLILMDIQMPGIDGLEATRRIRSMEGERLGERGMEHGARGGTPDVGSRDSARVPIIALTAYAMPGDREKFLEEGMDGYVSKPVDPSKLLQEISGLAVPGGGGVLQGDQSGTQEPETKKRDMVPDFISREDLDKRYAGHVDFWSGMFQRFLQEELQQYRENLQDAVDRQDMDAVSSLGHKLKGALGTLCVAGAAQKSSELDLAAREKDLEGVSRAWEELLQELHKLLEYRDQGNQD, via the coding sequence ATGCTCAAGACCTGCACTGCAATAACCATCTTTTTCCTTGTGCTCATGACTTGCGGTGCAGGTCATATCTACGCGGATTCACACCACCTGCCGGGATTTGAAGACCTCTTTGAAAAGCACGGCTCAGTCATGCTGGTAATAGACAGCGACACCGGCTACATTAAAAGGGCCAACCAGGCTGCGCTGGATTTCTACGGCTACAGCGCCCAGGAACTTGGCGACATGAAGATCCAGGACATAAACGTTTTGTCCCACCGTGAAGTACAGGAGGAAATGCGCCGGGCATCCCTTCAGGACAGAAACTATTTCCAGTTTACTCACCAGCTTGCCACCGGGGAAGAAAGGTCCGTGGAGGTTTATTCCTGGCCTTACTCAACTGATGAAGGCAATTACCTTTACTCCATCATCCATGATGTAACCCCCAGGATCGAGGCTGAAAAAGCCCAGCAGTTTTTTTTGTTTCTGGGCATAACAACGGTTCTGGTCGTTATAATCGCCCTGCTCATGAAGTACATATACAGCAGCAGGGCGGCAGCCTCCAGGCTGCAACAAAGCGAGGAGAAACTAAGCGCCATCTTCAAGGCGGCCCGCAACGTGGGCCTGGTGGTGACGGATATGCAGTCCGTGGTCCAGGAGTTCAGCCCGGGTGCGGAAAAGATATTCGGATATTCCAGGGATGAGATCATGGGCAGGTATGTGGGGGTTCTGCACCTTGAGGATGAGTCAAGCAGGTTCCCGGAATACATTGCCCGGCTTTATGAGCAGCAGGAGGGTTTTTCAGTGGAGACCAGGCTGGTGAGAAAATCCGGGGAAATTTTTCCAGCCCTGCTTAACTTTGAACCCTACTGCGATGACAAAGGCCGCATGGTGGGCACTCTCGGGGTTACCCTGGACATAACCGAGAGGAAAAAGGCCGAAGAAGCCCTGAGTAAGAGCGAGGAAATGTTTCGCCAGATGGCGGACAACATGGGCGAAGTCTTCTGGCTGCGCTCCGGAGACAACAGCCGGATGCTCTACGTCAGTCCTTCCTTTGAAAAGGTTTTCGGCAGGAGCCGTCAGGACCTCTACCATGATCCCAACTGTTTTGTGGATATGGTGCACGGGGATGACAGATCTGCCGTTCTGAGGGAGCTGGACAGGGAAGTATCCGGTGATGAAGACGCCTCCTTTAATATGGAATACCGCATTGTCCGCCCTGACGGGGAAATTCGCTGGGTGTGGGCCAGGTCTTTTCCTGTCCGGGATGCTCAGGGGGTTATCATCCGGTATACCGGAATTGCAGTGGACATCACCCGCATCAAGGAGGCTGAAAACGAGTTCAAGGCCCTGTCCCGGGAATACGAGACAGTCTTCAATGGTACCAGCGACGCACTTTTCCTGGTGCAGGTACTGGGGGAAGAAAGCTTCAGGTTTATACGCAACAACCTGACTCATGAGCAGCTCACCGGGCTGACCATGGAAGTCATTCAGGGCAGGACCCCGCAGGATGTCCTGGGCCGGGACCTGGGGGGGCAGGTTTCCAGGAATTATCAGCGATGCGTGCAGGCCAGGGCTCCCATTTCCTACGAGGAAACCCTTGATCTTCCCGGGGGAGAGCGGGTCTGGTTCACCACCCTGACCCCGGTTTTTGAAAACGGAGATATTTCCTATATCGTGGGTTCTGCCCAGGATATCACCGAGCGCAAGAATGCGGAGATAGAACTGTACCAGGCCAAGGAACAGGCCGAGAAAGCCAGCATGGCCAAGAGCGAATTTCTGGCCAATATGAGTCACGAGATACGTACCCCCATATCGGGCATAATCGGTGCTCTGGATATGCTCGCCTCAGAAAGTGCCGACCAGAGTCGTAAAGACCTGGTGGATATGACCCTGGAGTCGGCCAGGTCCCTGGAGCAGATAATCAACGATATCCTGGACCTGTCCAAGGTAGAGGCGGGCAAGCTGGACCTGGTTCACGAAGATTTTTCCCTGAGATCCTTAGTCAGGCGGGTGCTTGGCCTGTATTCCATCCAGGCCCGGAACCAGGGCATTGCGCTCAAGGTGGATGCAGATTCCCGGCTTCCTGAGTATGTCCGCGGGGATGCCCACCGCCTGGAGCAGGTCCTGCGCAACCTGGTAAGCAATGCAGTCAAGTTCACCCAGGCAGGGCATGTGCTCATCCGGGTCAAAGCCATGGACATTGACGAGCACAAGGCAACTGTAGAGTTTCAGGTGGAGGACAGCGGTGAAGGGATTTCCGGGGATTTTTTGCCCAGTCTTTTCGACAGCTTTACCCAGGCGGATATAACCTACGGCAAGAAGCATCAGGGAAGCGGACTGGGTCTGGCCATATCCCAGAGACTGGTTCAGATGATGGGCGGGGAGATCCAGGTGCAAAGCACGCCGGGCCGGGGAAGCGTATTTTCGTTTGCTCTGACCCTGGGGATCAGCAGTGTGGAAGACAAGAAGGCAAAAGAGCTGGAAGACCGGGCCGCCGATGCTGGTATTTCCAGTCCTTTGTCCATCCTGGTGGTGGAGGATGTAGAGCTTAACCGGGAATACATGGGCTATCTCCTGGAAAGCAGGGGACACAGGGTACAGTTCGCCTCCAACGGTGAAGAAGCAGTAAGTGCCTTTGAACCGGGCAGATTCGACCTGATTCTCATGGACATCCAGATGCCCGGCATAGACGGGCTGGAGGCCACCAGGAGAATCAGGAGCATGGAGGGGGAAAGGCTTGGAGAAAGGGGCATGGAGCATGGGGCAAGAGGTGGGACGCCGGATGTCGGGTCCCGGGATTCGGCCAGGGTTCCCATTATCGCCCTGACAGCCTATGCCATGCCCGGAGACAGGGAGAAGTTTCTGGAAGAAGGCATGGACGGGTATGTTTCCAAGCCTGTGGATCCATCAAAGCTTCTGCAGGAGATATCCGGCCTGGCGGTCCCGGGAGGCGGCGGGGTTCTTCAGGGAGATCAGTCCGGGACTCAGGAGCCGGAAACGAAAAAAAGGGACATGGTCCCGGATTTTATAAGCAGGGAAGACCTGGATAAGCGCTATGCCGGGCACGTGGATTTCTGGTCCGGGATGTTTCAGCGGTTTTTGCAGGAAGAACTGCAGCAATACAGGGAGAACCTCCAGGATGCCGTGGACAGGCAGGACATGGATGCAGTCTCCAGCCTGGGGCACAAGCTGAAAGGGGCCCTGGGCACCCTGTGTGTCGCCGGGGCGGCACAAAAGTCCAGTGAGCTGGATCTGGCAGCCAGGGAAAAGGACCTGGAAGGGGTCAGCCGGGCCTGGGAAGAGCTTTTGCAGGAACTGCATAAACTCCTGGAATACCGGGACCAGGGTAATCAGGACTAA
- a CDS encoding FIST signal transduction protein, with amino-acid sequence MILRVCRKGSVESLQSMLQEVQNHGRVKSILILACDADGFTPENVDPVLQECGLPLLGGIFPQIIAEGENLEKGTIVAGLFYDTVSLYVPGLSDDDRVMDDAVDEALTGVDVEDRTFFVFVDGLSSRISAFIDGLFNNLGLMPNYIGGGAGSLSFEQKPCLFTNLGLKGDGAVVGVSEVRSGIGVAHGWHPITKTMKVTESEKNRVISLNWEPAFQVYQSVIKEQSGLSFDEQPFFDIAKAHPLGIVKLDAEMIVRDPLFTENDELVCVGEVPVNSFVYILRGNMDSLIEGAVQARDIALNNYHGDPNKASMLFMDCISRVLFMGEEFKKELQAADCGLTTFGALTIGEIANTGDAYLEFYNKTAVAGILGDPHAE; translated from the coding sequence ATGATACTCAGGGTTTGCAGGAAAGGATCTGTGGAGTCTTTACAGTCCATGCTGCAGGAAGTCCAGAACCACGGGCGGGTGAAGTCCATACTCATCCTGGCCTGTGACGCCGATGGCTTTACCCCGGAGAATGTTGATCCGGTCCTGCAAGAGTGCGGTCTGCCTCTGCTGGGGGGGATTTTCCCGCAGATTATTGCTGAAGGGGAAAACCTGGAGAAGGGCACCATTGTGGCCGGGCTTTTTTACGATACGGTGTCTCTCTATGTGCCGGGTCTAAGCGATGACGACAGGGTTATGGACGACGCCGTGGATGAGGCCCTGACGGGTGTTGACGTGGAGGACAGGACCTTTTTCGTGTTTGTGGACGGTCTGAGTTCCAGAATCAGCGCCTTTATCGACGGGCTTTTCAACAACCTGGGTCTTATGCCCAACTATATCGGCGGGGGAGCCGGATCATTGAGTTTTGAGCAGAAGCCCTGCCTTTTCACCAACCTGGGCCTCAAGGGCGACGGTGCGGTGGTGGGGGTATCAGAAGTCCGCAGCGGCATAGGAGTGGCTCATGGATGGCACCCCATAACCAAAACCATGAAGGTCACTGAATCCGAAAAAAACAGGGTCATTTCCCTGAACTGGGAACCGGCCTTTCAGGTGTATCAAAGTGTCATAAAGGAACAGTCCGGCCTGTCATTTGATGAACAGCCCTTTTTCGACATCGCCAAGGCCCACCCCCTGGGTATAGTCAAGCTGGACGCGGAAATGATCGTGCGCGACCCTCTTTTTACCGAAAATGATGAACTGGTCTGCGTTGGGGAGGTGCCTGTCAATTCCTTTGTATACATACTGCGGGGAAACATGGACTCTCTTATTGAGGGTGCGGTTCAGGCCAGGGACATTGCCCTGAATAATTACCATGGGGACCCGAACAAGGCCAGCATGCTGTTTATGGACTGTATCTCCAGGGTCCTTTTCATGGGTGAGGAGTTTAAAAAGGAGCTGCAGGCGGCTGATTGCGGACTGACCACCTTTGGAGCCCTGACCATCGGAGAGATAGCCAATACCGGGGATGCCTACCTGGAATTCTACAACAAGACAGCAGTGGCCGGGATACTGGGAGATCCCCATGCAGAATGA
- a CDS encoding response regulator gives MFTDMEADLKLKDVSVLCVEDESFTLEFLTQMLGPRVKEVHQARDGQEGLYAFSRFNPDIVITDIEMPRMDGLEMAEAIREQDPEAVVILSTSFDNIDNLKKAIALRLDEFVSKPVAPAELLEVLQRCLRVISRKKAKDRQRRTMEVMLGGMPFPVMLLDTENHRVEIANPEAGRAGYRQGAALEGRFFPPEVRQVIKSKGNAGDLIEAREQSRLEISSGDKNWEIYLKPVASGWMVAAVVDVTWRWHLDQLREDVERITRHDMKTPLNGIIAIPDLLLESDALDDESRELVQYIKESGHTLLNMINLSLDLYKMEQGTYQLDPGKVDLTRVLRQVLRQLEPLSRGKNIQVRLLHQDMDVPDDFSFMVCGEEMLCYSMFSNLIKNALEASPQGKEVSIKMRHQAGESLITIHNHGEVPREIREVFFDKLSTHGKKSGTGLGTYSAALIARTQNGNIDMQTSVESGTTLTVRLPLCQ, from the coding sequence ATGTTTACTGACATGGAAGCAGACCTGAAGTTAAAAGATGTCTCGGTTCTTTGCGTGGAGGACGAAAGTTTTACTCTGGAGTTTTTAACCCAGATGCTTGGGCCCAGGGTAAAAGAGGTCCATCAGGCCAGGGACGGCCAGGAAGGGCTTTACGCATTTTCACGTTTCAATCCCGATATAGTCATCACCGACATTGAAATGCCGCGCATGGACGGCCTGGAAATGGCTGAAGCCATCCGGGAGCAGGATCCGGAAGCGGTGGTCATACTCTCCACTTCCTTTGACAACATAGACAACCTGAAAAAGGCCATAGCCCTGCGTCTGGACGAATTTGTGTCCAAGCCTGTGGCTCCGGCGGAGCTTCTGGAAGTGCTGCAGCGCTGTCTGAGGGTGATCAGCAGGAAAAAAGCAAAGGACCGGCAGCGCAGGACCATGGAGGTTATGCTTGGGGGCATGCCTTTTCCGGTGATGCTTCTGGACACAGAAAATCACAGGGTGGAGATCGCCAACCCGGAAGCAGGCAGGGCCGGATACAGGCAGGGGGCGGCCCTGGAGGGCAGATTTTTCCCCCCTGAGGTACGCCAAGTTATCAAAAGTAAAGGCAATGCTGGTGATTTGATTGAAGCCAGGGAGCAGTCCAGGCTGGAAATATCCTCCGGGGACAAAAACTGGGAGATTTACCTCAAGCCGGTGGCTTCAGGCTGGATGGTCGCAGCCGTCGTGGATGTCACCTGGCGCTGGCACCTGGATCAACTGCGTGAAGACGTTGAGCGCATCACCAGGCACGACATGAAGACACCCTTAAACGGCATTATAGCAATACCGGACCTGCTCCTGGAATCTGACGCACTGGACGATGAAAGCCGGGAACTGGTGCAGTACATAAAAGAATCCGGGCATACCCTGCTGAACATGATAAACCTGTCCCTGGACCTGTACAAGATGGAGCAGGGGACATACCAGCTTGATCCCGGGAAAGTGGATCTCACCCGCGTGCTGCGGCAGGTCTTGAGACAGCTGGAACCCCTGAGCAGGGGAAAAAACATTCAGGTGAGACTTCTGCATCAGGATATGGATGTGCCGGATGATTTCAGCTTCATGGTCTGTGGTGAAGAGATGCTTTGCTACTCCATGTTTTCCAACCTCATTAAAAATGCCCTGGAGGCATCCCCGCAGGGGAAAGAGGTCAGCATCAAGATGCGGCACCAGGCTGGTGAAAGCCTTATAACAATCCACAATCACGGTGAAGTGCCCAGGGAAATAAGGGAGGTCTTTTTTGACAAGCTAAGCACCCACGGCAAGAAATCCGGAACAGGCCTGGGTACCTACTCCGCGGCCCTTATAGCCAGGACCCAGAACGGAAACATTGACATGCAGACTTCAGTAGAGTCCGGCACCACCCTTACTGTACGTCTGCCCCTGTGCCAATAG